TAACACATATAACTCTATCAAAGATAAATCTCAATTACTGGAAACTCTCTTTGTGTTTGGAACGAAGGCAAAGAACTTAAGAGAAGTAGTTGATACTATGAAGGAGGAAAAACAAGAAGAATTATTAGGAGACCTTTTTGAAATAAATCCAAGCATACTGGATGAGTCGAGGAAAATTAGTAAATTGCTACTTATACCTGTGTATAAGGAGAGTGAGAGAGTGTTTTTGCTTGAAAGTAGCGATTTGAGATATCCTATTAGTGAGAAAGATTTAAAACTGCTTGAAGGGTACGTTGGGTATATTGGTGACAAAGTTGCTATCGTTAAATTTGATTGTCAGCCAAAAGTCTTGGGTAGTATAAAGAAGAGTTTTGAGGAAAAAGATAAATACTATAAGATAGATTCAGAAACCCAAAGTATAAATAATCCAGAGATTTTGATGAGACATATTATAAAATTTTTCTCATTAAGGACTATAGAGTTTGATAACTTCAAAAAACTTGAGAATGAAATTATACACTTTAGAAGTGTTAGGATTTCAAAAGATAAGATGAACAATATAATAGGGGAGTATTTGGAAGAAAAGAGAGAATTGAAGGAAAAACTTGAGGGAAAAGAAATAAGCATTGAAGAATATACTAAAGAGATAGAAAATTTAGCAAAGAACTACGGTGAAAAACATAGTTATAACTCTCTAGATATAAAATATATTCAAAACCATTACTACATACCTGTTTTGCTTTCAAGAGATGAAAAACTATTCTATATATCGCACATTATAAGGGCAAAGAGTGAGGTTGATTTTTTAGAGGAATTGGAAGGATATTTAGCGAAGGGAGGGAAATTCTTTAGTAAGTTTGATTGGTGGATTTTCTCTAAAATTGATGAGACACTGGATGAAGTGTATATTCCATACTTCAATCCAAACACTGGCAGAATTGATAAGTTTAAACCTGACTTTATATTCTGGCTTAAGAAAGGCAATGATTATACTATTTTGTTTGTTGATCCAAAGGGGACAGAGTACACAGATGCGTATAGAAAGATAGATGGATACAGAACAATTTTTGAAGAAAATGGCAAACCGAAGGTATTTAAGAAGGATAATTTAAACGTGAGAGTATTGTTGCTTTTGAAAACAAGCGACACTTCAAGAGTTCCTTCAGAATACAAAAAGTATTGGTTTGATGGAAACTGGGATAAGTTATTGGAGTCATTAGAAGAGGTTTTAGTCTAATTTTGGAGATGCTAAAAATTACTAAATGTTTGAGAGGATTGACCAAGAAGAGTTTGTAAGTTTTTTTGAATTTCAATTAGGTTTGATGGTTCGTTTAAAATTAATGCTGGAGTAGTTGTATGTCAAAGGTTGGGGTGATAGTCTTTCCCGGTGTTAACTGCGATATGGATACATTTTATGTTATTAGGAGTGTGCTAGGTGGGAATGTGAGGTATGTTTGGCATACAGAGACGGATCTTTCTGACCTTTCAGCGGTTGTGTTGCCGGGGGGATTTTCGTATGGTGATTACTTGAGAGCTGGAGGACTAGCGAAATTCTCGCCAGTGATGAGTGAGGTTAAGAAAATGGCAGAGAAGGGTTATCCTGTTTTAGGTATATGTAATGGGTTTCAGATACTTGTTGAAGCGGGACTATTACCAGGTGCGTTCTTGAGAAACAAAACTCTCAAGTTCATTTGTAAGTTCCAACACATTAAGGTTGTGAATAACAACACAATCTTTACATCAAAATACAAACACAATCAGGTTCTAACTATCCCAATAGCACACGGCGAAGGTAATTATTATCTTACGGAGGATGACCTAAAGGCTGTTTTGGACAATGACCAGGTAGCGTTCCAATACTGCGATAAGTTCGGTGTTGTGAACGAGGAAACTAACCCAAACGGTTCAATACATAGCATAGCAGGCGTTCTTAATAAAGCGAAGAATGTTCTTGGAATGATGCCACATCCTGAGAGAGCATCAGAGGCAATACTAGGTTCAACCGATGGTAAGTTCATCCTAGAGGCACTCGTTAAAAATTCAGTGCTGGTTAAGTAATAGCGTTAATTCTGTTGTAATATTCTTGATGGTTTAAGATGTTTAGTTGTTGGTAGTTAGGTTTTCATGTGTTCTTTGAATTCAACAGGTAAAATTTTGAAACCTTTTTGGTAAGAGTTTTGGTTATGTATGATTAAAATCTCTTGTTATCTTTGTAAAAACTCCAAATACTTCTTCCATAAGACGATGGTTTTTTACACCAGGGCTGTCTTCTATACCACTTGAAAGGTCTATACCGTATAGATACCTACCATAGGTTTTAAGAATACTCTCAATATTTTCTAAGTTTATTCCACCGGACAGGAATATCTTTTTGTTTCTTACTCTTGAGAAGAGTTCTTCTAGTATTTCTTTTGATATACTTTTGCCTGTTCCGCCATAACTACCTTCAACAAAAGAATCAACCAAAACATACTCACTTTCGCTTTCTATTACTTTTTGTATGTCACTAGTATCTTTGAGTCTAAATGCTTTTATTAAACTAACCCCTTGAGATAAGACTTTACTGATGTAGTCATTGCTCTCTTCACCGTGTAGTTGAACGAAAGCAAGATTGTAAGTTTTTGCTATTTGCACTACCTTATCCAAGTTTTCGTTTACGAAAACACCAACAAAATTTGCTTTTACATTCCTGTGTATATTGTCAAACTCTTCTATTCTTACAAATCTCTTGCTTTTTTCGTAAAAGATTATACCTATTAAATCAACTCCTAGTTTAACAGCAAACTCTATATCTTCAATAATTCTAAAACCACAAAACTTGATCTTCATACTTCAAGGAAAGTTTATTGAAAATACCTTTACCGATTCAATCAGAAAGTATCTTTGTTGTAGACTAGGGTTTTCATTTACTCAGTATAGGCTTTGAACTTTACTACCTTTAAGGTTTGACATTTTCAACATAATGTTTTAGTGTATTATAATTAATGGTAGAGAGGTTTTTATGAGAATAAAGAGTCTCAAGTTAGAGAACTTTGGCTCTTACAAAAATGCCGAGATAGGCTTTACGAAGGTAAGTAATTCTCCTATTGTGATAATAACAGGAGACACTGGTTCAGGTAAAAGCACTATTCTAGATGGAATAGTCTTTAGCCTCTATCAAACTATGTTTAGGTATGGTAGGGATGATATTAAGTCTGTATTGTCTTCACTATCTAACCAGAGTTCTGCATCCTCAGAATTGACGTTTTCCCTTGATAGTAGTAAGTCCGATTATCGCATCAAAAGAACTTTCGATCCCTCTAATGGTTCTAACAGTTATAGTGTTGAGATAAGTAGAAAGAGTTTTGGTGATGATCAGTGGCTTAGGTTTTCTGATACGAAGATGAAACTAGATGAGAAGATAAAGAAGGAGATACTCAAGTGTAGTCCTGAACTATTCTTTAGGTCTGTTGTTTTACCCCAAGGTCAGTTTGCTTCACTACTGAAGACTGATGACCCAGAAACAAGAAGGAAGATTATAATGGAGATATTCTCTGAGGTCAAGATATATGATGAGATTAAAAAACTTATAAGCAAAAAGTATTCAGAGGTAGAAGAGGAATTGAGAACGAGGCGAGATAAAATAAATCATATAAAGGACAGTATTAAAAAATCCATTCAGGACTTGTCTGAACAAGGAGTAGATATTGGAGACATATCAAAGTTTGATCAAGAATTTGATCAGAATTACAATCAGTATCTGAACGATACCTTTGATAGAATTGACAAAAAACTGAAAGAACTGGAAACAAGTAAGCAAGTTCTGGAGAGAGAACGAAATCACAAGCAGGAGGTTCTACAAACGCAAAAATCCGAATTAGATAACATAGAGCAGGTATTGAAAAATTTTGGAATCCTCAAGAGTTCTAGGGAAAGTGCTGTAGAGATTGTTAAAAGTATTAATTCATCGCTTATAAGAAGGATAACTGATATAGATACTAATATACTTAACGCTTTTGCTTCTGGTGATGCGTTAGATTATTCTGAATACATAAACTATGTAAGAGGTATTATTGATGACTTTAAATCCAGAACCGAAACGAATAAGGAAAGTCTGGAAAGAATTATTACTCAATACGAGGTTAGAAGGAAGGATTACCAGAATATTTTAGATTTGGAACAAAAGTTTATAGTGAGTATAAAAAACAACTTTCAGGCTACGAAGTATAAAAGTTTGGTTGATAGTATTACTGGTATTCAAGATGCTAAAAATGTTCTAGAACAGATTTACGATGATGTTCAAACTGAACTTCAAAGCAAAAACAAAGAATTACAGTCTCTAAAAGACGAAAGACTTGATGAGAAGATACAAGAACTTGGCAGACTGGAGGAACTACTCAAGAAAAAGGGAAAGATCGAGAGTGATATAGAAAAGAAAAGCAGAGAGATAGAGAGCTTGGGCGGACAACTGTCTTCACTGAAAAGGGAGATTAAGGAAATTGATGACAAACTTGAAGAGATAAGAAAAAAAGAGATAAAGTATTTTGCATCTAAGATAAAAGCATCTCTGAAAGAAGGTGATACATGCCCCGTGTGTGGAGGTGTCTATCATGGTAAGACTGAGAAGTATGGAAGTGAAAGAAGAAATATTTTAGGGTTTATGAGTAATTCAAATAGTTCCATTTATCGTATGTATAGTATTTTTGATGAACCTAATAAGAAAGATGTTGATTACACAGATTTGTCAGAAAAGATTAAGCAGTTAGAGAGCGACAAAGCAAAAAAGGAAAAAGAATTGTACTCTATAATAGGTGGGATACAATCAATTGAAAAAGATTTGAATAAGCTTAGCGAAGAACTAAAGGCTATAGAAAATGAACTTACTTTAAAAGGAATATTAACGAAAGAGCAATTTGAACAATACGAAGCAAACTTGAAAAAGAAGAGAGAAATTGAGAGAAACTTAGAGAATGAGATTAAATCTCTTGAGTTTTGGCAGAGGTCGTTAAAAACTCACATTTCTAATTTAGAACAACTTATTAATGATAATACTGCCAAAAGACAAGAGATAGAACAATGGAAAGAAGATACATTAGCTAGACTTAAAACTCTGGGATTAGAAATAAAACGGACCTATTCAAAACTAGATGACTTCTTCTGGACTGATTTACACGAAAGTCTTGTCAAGCATAAAAAGGATTTGGAAGGACTTATTTCAGAAATGACTAAAAACTCGGAGGATTTAACAAGACTTGAAGGTGAAAGTAAAACTATACAAAACTACAAAGAACTTGCTAATAGAGATATCAGAAGCCTAGAGGATAATAAGGTAAAGTTGGAGGCATCGATTAGAGAGATAGAAAAGAAGATTAGTTCAATTAGTAGTGAGATATCAGAACTTGATACGAATGTTGGTAGTATTACCCAGCTTAGAAAGGATTTGAGAGATGAACATAAGGAGTTTGATAAAGCCTATGAAGCACTTAAGGAAATTCAGAAAAGATATGATGTTCTGAAGTCCTTGAGTGAAAAGTTTGACACTACAGGTATTATTAATTATGTGGTCAGATTGAAGATGTCAAAGATAGCAGAGAATGTGAATGGATATCTAGTGAAACTTGGTATAAGTGATAAGGTTTTGGAAGTGAATTTTGGAGAAAACGATAGGAGTTTATCATTTTCTGTAAGGCATCTTGTAAGCGATGAGGTTAGGAGTATTAACAGTTTGAGTGGTGGTGAGAGTTTTCTGTTTTCGGTTGCTCTCGCATTTGCTGTCGCAAATGATGTTTTACAGCATCTTGACATAAAATCAATGTTTATAGATGAAGGTTTTGATACTCTTGATGAAGCACACAACACGAACCTCTTCAAATTCCTTGAAGAATTCGCAATGGAGAAAAATATAACAATCTACATAATCACTCACAAGAGAGAAATTGCAGAGAATGCTAACTATCCGAGAATAATAATCTCTAAGGAGAAAGGAGTTTCAAAAGCAGAGATACATAGTCTTAATATGGTACGGTAGTGTGGGGAATTTGTCTTGTATGAGTTTTGCTTTTTTGGTTCTGATTTATTTGTAGTCTAGTAAGGTTTATACTGCTTAGAGGATTAGAGAATATTTTTGCCTTTAGAAACAGATGTAATGGTAGGAATTTGTATAATCTACTATTTAGTGTGTTCAGATGTAGTGCTGTATTGTGTGAAATTATGTCCATCTCCGTAATTTTTTATGAGTTCATGCTAAGGTTTTTTACATAGGTCTATGTATTTATCAATCTTCTTATCGTCCCAGCATGTGGTTTCTTTTAGTCCTTTCCTTATTATTTGAACATACTCTTCATCGGGTTGTCTTATTTGAATCTCGCTACAATCTGTAAATGTTTTTATCTCACCTATTCCTTGTATATTGCCTAATACAATGAGTTTTGGATAGAATGATCTACCTTCTTGATCCAAATTTCTTGAAATTGGTCTTCGCTTATCATCCAAAGTCTGATTACTGCCCATCGCTCTTTGTCTTCTTCACTGTCACAGGATAGAAAAGCAACTCCTTTATTGTTCCACCTTTGAGAGCTTTTGGCAAAAAATACCCTATGAGGAACTCTTATGTATCCCAGATCAATAGGGTCATTCTTGTTACTGCATCCTTTATATTCAACACCTCTGAAAGTGCCACCTTTAATATACACCAAAAACCTCTCTTTAAGTAAATTTGAGCCATAAACTCCATATATTACATAACTCATACTCATATCTCCAAAACATAGGAATTATAGATTACGACGGTTTATTCTAACAAAATTGGTATATGAATTAACGGTCTTATTAGACTGTTAGTGGCTAAACCATTTATAATCCTATCCTTCTTAAGGATTTGGTATGGATAGAAGACCTATTGGGATATTTGACTCTGGGGTTGGGGGGCTTACCGTTCTAAAACAAGTTGTTAGGTTTCTACCTAACGAGTCAATCATCTACCTAGGTGATACTAAACACTTACCATACGGAGACAAATCAAAAGATGCGGTAATAAGGTTCTCAATTGAAAATACGAAGTTTCTCATAAGTCAGGATGTCAAAGCGATAGTAATTGCGTGTAATTCCGCATCCTCTGTCGCAACACCAGTGCTAAAGGAAAAGTTTAACCTACCTATCGTTGATGTCATAGAACCTACAGTAGAGTGCGTTGCAAGCGACTCACCAAAAAGTGTTTTAGTTATTGGAACGATAAGAACTATAAGGTCAAAAGTATTCAACAGTAAAATTACTTCACTTAACAGCAACATAAGTGTAAGTGATAGAGCCTGTCCAGTTTTTGTTCCAATGGTTGAAGAAGGAGCATTCATTGACAAAGATTCTGACCTATACAAAGCGCTAGAGAAAACGATATCGCATTATTTAGCAGACTTCAAGGGTAAGGTTGATAGTGTCATAATGGGATGCACTCACTATCCTCTTATTAGGGATGAGATTGCCTCTTTTATTGGAGATGGTGTAAAGTTGATAGACCCTGGTGAGTGTTCTGCAATTAAACTCAAAGAGATATTGGAGCAAAATGAGATGTTATCTGATGGTTATCATAAATTCACTAAACTTTATGTAACGGACCTTTCAGAACGAACCAGAGAAGTTGTCAAGATGATAATGGGGAATGGAATAGAAATTGAGGAAGTGAATATATCGGAGACTTGAGGAAAGAATTACTTTTCAATATCTTCTAGCGAGGTGTCTTCTAGTGTCTGCTGTTCTGATTTGATTTCAAAGCCATTCTTAATGTCTCCTATGAGTGCGTCTATGTCTTCAAATTCGTCTTTCTCTGATATAATGTCGTGTATAGCGTTTGTTCCAAACTCCTTAAGTAGTGCTAGTGCTTTTCTTATGTTTTCTGATTCTTCGCCATCAGGTGATATCTGTAAATATCTCTCCCAGAAGTTTATGGTTGTATCAGCGTCAAGGAGTCTTAAGGATGACATACCACCATACCAGTAGGTTTTGCTGAAGTTAGGTGCTTTATCTTTTACAAGGTTGAAATAGAAAAGAGAGTTTGAGTAGTCTTTTGAAGTGTAGTATGCGTATCCGAGGTTGAATTCAAAGACCCAAGTTTTCTGTCCGATTATGACACCACTTTTGAATATTTCAACTGCTTTCTTGTAATCTTTTGTTGCTAGGTATGAGTTCCCTAGCATCAGTAGTATATCATCGTTTGTTGTAGTTTTGATGATTCTTTCTAACAAAATCTTTGCCATCTCAAAGTTTGAAGAATAGTAGTAGGATTTTGCCTTTTCAATAGTTTCATTTCCTAGTGCGTTTAGTGATAGTATTAAAAGGGTTGAAATAACCAACACAAACGATTTCACATTATAAATATACGGTATATCTTATCTTTTTTCAAAGATATTTTTATTGAAAAAAGTGTTTGTTATGAATATACTACTTAAAGTGAAGATAGAGGTATTTAAGAATTTTTGGAATAGGTTTGGCATATTTAGAAGAAAACGCAATGAAACAATAAGAAGAGTTCTATTTGGGGTAAGGTTTAGATTAATATTTGGTTTTAGCCTTATATTTTTTGTGTTTATGCTGATTTTGCTAGTTATAACTTATTTTTATCAATACAATCTTCTTCTTTCGGAAAAAGTCAGGAGTGTTAATAATCTGAGTAAGGTGGTAGGTGGGGTTTTTGAGATACTTTTAGAGAAGAGCCTTGATTCATCAAGTCTTGAGATAGAGAGTCAAAAAAGGTTTGTTGAGTCAAACATAGAGAACTTTGTAAATTTAAACGAGGATGTTCTGGAAGTTGTGTTAACAGATAGGAAAGGGAAGAGAGTTTTTTCGAGAGGTAAGAAGGTTGTTTCCAAGAGAATTTTGGATACTATTTCTAGAGATAACAGAGAGCAGATAATTAGTATTACGGTAACTAATGCTCAAAAAAGTTTTGAGAAAGGTATATACGATTGTAGGGTTATATCGCTTCCTATTCAGCAGACTTCTGGGCTTTTGGTAAGTGTTAATGAAGATTTTGATAGGTATGTTAAGAAGATGTATGAGGTAGGTGCAGGAACAAGTCAGAGGGAAAGAGTCTATGAGTTGTTAAGGGATAAGTACAAAGAGTTTCTGAATGAGAAGGATAAGGTTTTGTCAAATG
This window of the Spirochaetota bacterium genome carries:
- the murI gene encoding glutamate racemase, with protein sequence MDRRPIGIFDSGVGGLTVLKQVVRFLPNESIIYLGDTKHLPYGDKSKDAVIRFSIENTKFLISQDVKAIVIACNSASSVATPVLKEKFNLPIVDVIEPTVECVASDSPKSVLVIGTIRTIRSKVFNSKITSLNSNISVSDRACPVFVPMVEEGAFIDKDSDLYKALEKTISHYLADFKGKVDSVIMGCTHYPLIRDEIASFIGDGVKLIDPGECSAIKLKEILEQNEMLSDGYHKFTKLYVTDLSERTREVVKMIMGNGIEIEEVNISET
- a CDS encoding restriction endonuclease subunit R: IQAGYGKHIYISQSDIKELGMDQEFDKDTKKIIILKLFVLYTLIKKSKPDNYYHIPLILTLVNSVNTEDSDLELFFEELESIATRNFERSLLDKAQNELVNELKGANNTNNTNNKLKVKCEFDNTEITVDESMIRGVSYNDILKSVFNTKNSGKIEVIRIPGNKQELVLKLKTTDKPFALMKIGDISGWIREKLKGYEINEKYNDESFFRRLNEDGSDINILMGSRAFYEGWDSNRPNIILYINIGKGKDAKKFVLQSIGRGVRIEPLPNKRRRLQFLRNNNEIDDNTYNSIKDKSQLLETLFVFGTKAKNLREVVDTMKEEKQEELLGDLFEINPSILDESRKISKLLLIPVYKESERVFLLESSDLRYPISEKDLKLLEGYVGYIGDKVAIVKFDCQPKVLGSIKKSFEEKDKYYKIDSETQSINNPEILMRHIIKFFSLRTIEFDNFKKLENEIIHFRSVRISKDKMNNIIGEYLEEKRELKEKLEGKEISIEEYTKEIENLAKNYGEKHSYNSLDIKYIQNHYYIPVLLSRDEKLFYISHIIRAKSEVDFLEELEGYLAKGGKFFSKFDWWIFSKIDETLDEVYIPYFNPNTGRIDKFKPDFIFWLKKGNDYTILFVDPKGTEYTDAYRKIDGYRTIFEENGKPKVFKKDNLNVRVLLLLKTSDTSRVPSEYKKYWFDGNWDKLLESLEEVLV
- a CDS encoding phosphoribosylanthranilate isomerase, whose protein sequence is MKIKFCGFRIIEDIEFAVKLGVDLIGIIFYEKSKRFVRIEEFDNIHRNVKANFVGVFVNENLDKVVQIAKTYNLAFVQLHGEESNDYISKVLSQGVSLIKAFRLKDTSDIQKVIESESEYVLVDSFVEGSYGGTGKSISKEILEELFSRVRNKKIFLSGGINLENIESILKTYGRYLYGIDLSSGIEDSPGVKNHRLMEEVFGVFTKITRDFNHT
- a CDS encoding tetratricopeptide repeat protein: MKSFVLVISTLLILSLNALGNETIEKAKSYYYSSNFEMAKILLERIIKTTTNDDILLMLGNSYLATKDYKKAVEIFKSGVIIGQKTWVFEFNLGYAYYTSKDYSNSLFYFNLVKDKAPNFSKTYWYGGMSSLRLLDADTTINFWERYLQISPDGEESENIRKALALLKEFGTNAIHDIISEKDEFEDIDALIGDIKNGFEIKSEQQTLEDTSLEDIEK
- a CDS encoding SMC family ATPase yields the protein MRIKSLKLENFGSYKNAEIGFTKVSNSPIVIITGDTGSGKSTILDGIVFSLYQTMFRYGRDDIKSVLSSLSNQSSASSELTFSLDSSKSDYRIKRTFDPSNGSNSYSVEISRKSFGDDQWLRFSDTKMKLDEKIKKEILKCSPELFFRSVVLPQGQFASLLKTDDPETRRKIIMEIFSEVKIYDEIKKLISKKYSEVEEELRTRRDKINHIKDSIKKSIQDLSEQGVDIGDISKFDQEFDQNYNQYLNDTFDRIDKKLKELETSKQVLERERNHKQEVLQTQKSELDNIEQVLKNFGILKSSRESAVEIVKSINSSLIRRITDIDTNILNAFASGDALDYSEYINYVRGIIDDFKSRTETNKESLERIITQYEVRRKDYQNILDLEQKFIVSIKNNFQATKYKSLVDSITGIQDAKNVLEQIYDDVQTELQSKNKELQSLKDERLDEKIQELGRLEELLKKKGKIESDIEKKSREIESLGGQLSSLKREIKEIDDKLEEIRKKEIKYFASKIKASLKEGDTCPVCGGVYHGKTEKYGSERRNILGFMSNSNSSIYRMYSIFDEPNKKDVDYTDLSEKIKQLESDKAKKEKELYSIIGGIQSIEKDLNKLSEELKAIENELTLKGILTKEQFEQYEANLKKKREIERNLENEIKSLEFWQRSLKTHISNLEQLINDNTAKRQEIEQWKEDTLARLKTLGLEIKRTYSKLDDFFWTDLHESLVKHKKDLEGLISEMTKNSEDLTRLEGESKTIQNYKELANRDIRSLEDNKVKLEASIREIEKKISSISSEISELDTNVGSITQLRKDLRDEHKEFDKAYEALKEIQKRYDVLKSLSEKFDTTGIINYVVRLKMSKIAENVNGYLVKLGISDKVLEVNFGENDRSLSFSVRHLVSDEVRSINSLSGGESFLFSVALAFAVANDVLQHLDIKSMFIDEGFDTLDEAHNTNLFKFLEEFAMEKNITIYIITHKREIAENANYPRIIISKEKGVSKAEIHSLNMVR
- the purQ gene encoding phosphoribosylformylglycinamidine synthase subunit PurQ — protein: MSKVGVIVFPGVNCDMDTFYVIRSVLGGNVRYVWHTETDLSDLSAVVLPGGFSYGDYLRAGGLAKFSPVMSEVKKMAEKGYPVLGICNGFQILVEAGLLPGAFLRNKTLKFICKFQHIKVVNNNTIFTSKYKHNQVLTIPIAHGEGNYYLTEDDLKAVLDNDQVAFQYCDKFGVVNEETNPNGSIHSIAGVLNKAKNVLGMMPHPERASEAILGSTDGKFILEALVKNSVLVK